One region of Vitis vinifera cultivar Pinot Noir 40024 chromosome 1, ASM3070453v1 genomic DNA includes:
- the LOC100258541 gene encoding probable methyltransferase PMT2, producing MATKIISADSRTRSSISIFIVVGLCCFFYILGAWQRSGFGKGDSIAVEMTKSGADCSIISNLNFETHHGGEPVTTDDSESKPKVFKPCRSKYIDYTPCQHQKRAMTFPRENMVYRERHCPAENEKLHCLIPAPEGYVTPFPWPKSRDYVPYANAPYKSLTVEKAVQNWIQYEGNVFRFPGGGTQFPQGADAYINQLASVIPIDNGTVRTALDTGCGVASWGAYLLKKNVIAMSFAPRDNHEAQVQFALERGVPAVIGVLGTIKLPYPSRAFDMAHCSRCLIPWGANDGIYMMEVDRVLRPGGYWVLSGPPINWRNNYKAWLRPKEELQEEQRKIEDIARLLCWEKKYEQGEIAIWQKRVNAGACSGRQDDARTTFCKAEETDDTWYKNMEPCISPYPDVNSPEEVSGGELQPFPKRLYAVPPRVASGSIPGVSVETYLEDNKLWKKHLNAYKKINKIIDSGRYRNIMDMNAGLGGFAAALESPKLWVMNVVPTIAEKSTLGAVYERGLIGIYHDWCEAFSTYPRTYDLIHAHGVFSLYKDKCDAEDILLEMDRILRPEGAVIFRDEVDVLIKVKKIVGGMRWDTKLVDHEDGPLVSEKILVAVKQYWVVSAENSTSSQ from the exons ATGGCAACCAAAATAATCTCAGCCGACAGTAGGACTAGGAGCTCTATATCTATCTTCATTGTAGTTGGTTTGTGCTGTTTCTTCTATATATTGGGTGCATGGCAAAGAAGTGGTTTTGGGAAGGGGGACAGCATAGCTGTGGAGATGACCAAGAGTGGGGCAGACTGTAGTATTatctcaaatttgaattttgagacCCATCATGGTGGTGAACCTGTGACAACTGATGATTCAGAATCAAAACCCAAAGTATTTAAGCCATGCCGTTCCAAATACATTGATTATACACCTTGCCAGCATCAGAAGCGGGCAATGACCTTCCCGAGGGAAAATATGGTTTACCGAGAAAGACATTGTCCAGCAGAAAATGAAAAGCTACATTGTCTAATCCCTGCACCAGAAGGATATGTAACACCTTTTCCTTGGCCAAAGAGTCGTGACTATGTACCCTATGCAAATGCACCATATAAGAGCTTGACAGTTGAGAAGGCTGTTCAGAACTGGATTCAATATGAGGGTAACGTGTTTAGGTTCCCAGGTGGAGGAACACAGTTTCCTCAAGGAGCAGATGCATATATTAATCAGCTTGCTTCTGTGATACCAATTGATAATGGTACAGTTAGAACTGCACTGGACACTGGATGTGGG gttgCAAGCTGGGGTGCGTaccttttgaagaaaaatgtcaTAGCTATGTCATTTGCACCTAGGGACAATCATGAGGCACAGGTTCAGTTCGCTCTCGAAAGGGGTGTACCTGCTGTTATTGGTGTTCTTGGAACAATAAAGCTGCCATATCCATCTAGAGCTTTTGACATGGCCCACTGTTCTCGTTGCTTAATTCCATGGGGTGCAAATG ATGGAATTTACATGATGGAAGTTGATAGAGTACTTAGACCTGGTGGCTACTGGGTGCTTTCAGGTCCTCCAATTAATTGGAGGAACAACTATAAAGCTTGGCTGCGGCCTAAAGAGGAACTCCAGGAGGAGCAGAGAAAGATTGAAGACATTGCCAGACTTCTTTGCTGGGAGAAGAAATATGAGCAAGGTGAAATTGCAATTTGGCAGAAGAGAGTGAATGCTGGTGCATGCAGTGGCAGACAAGATGATGCTCGAACTACATTTTGCAAAGCTGAAGAAACAGATGATACTTG GTACAAGAATATGGAGCCATGCATAAGTCCATATCCTGATGTTAATAGTCCAGAAGAAGTTTCTGGTGGAGAACTGCAGCCATTTCCCAAGAGGCTTTATGCTGTCCCTCCTAGAGTAGCTAGTGGATCTATTCCTGGAGTCTCTGTTGAGACATACCTGGAGGACAATAAACTATGGAAGAAGCACTTAaatgcttataaaaaaattaataaaattattgactCAGGAAGGTACCGAAACATCATGGATATGAATGCTGGGTTGGGAGGTTTTGCTGCTGCACTTGAATCTCCTAAATTGTGGGTTATGAATGTTGTACCCACCATAGCTGAGAAAAGTACTCTTGGTGCTGTATACGAACGAGGACTGATTGGCATCTACCATGACTG GTGTGAAGCCTTCTCTACATACCCAAGGACATACGACCTTATTCACGCCCATGGTGTTTTCAGTTTATACAAGGACAA aTGTGATGCGGAGGACATTCTTCTGGAGATGGATCGGATTTTGAGACCAGAAGGTGCCGTCATATTCCGCGATGAAGTTGATGTGCTAatcaaagtgaagaaaatagtaGGAGGAATGAGATGGGATACAAAATTGGTGGATCATGAGGATGGTCCCCTTGTTTCTGAGAAGATATTGGTCGCAGTTAAACAATACTGGGTTGTGAGTGCAGAGAATTCCACATCCTCGCAGTAA
- the LOC104879773 gene encoding protein PHYTOCHROME KINASE SUBSTRATE 1, giving the protein MAMVTLTSGCNNFSHSDNHLRDVSFSSYVNGTDEPFVLKLAESNGSLSTITTSPQERLYLGRKKAEDGEIGVFGAEKYFNGGMDEGKPSIANKIRGMNETPRLANKNGGTNEEKSLTASKSARRCQHQNEEGVGFEAIKPKIQPGTPSMISESSFMRSESSWDSQSALLTSVLRNPPRNKTKMTPGKSLLASLCCKCSCSDKNSVETDEYVGENRSNKGASCGGVDGEAITKEPIKTGRELIDLVQINKQRSESWGKEAMHHKKFNELGIGLHRENCFTLPVAKSGAGNLAVKLQLGEGEGRKPRKSLEIFGSPILQKGHKSLSLERRLTMLSWEATPRVEEPGINNDTESDASSDLFEIESLSSRVAPFLARQESDGMSGCITPTTCYAPSEASIEWSVVTASVADYSVMSDSDEQRPPSITSSKPVFTSITPTKTASKEVKRRPPSILSGCKNDKAVRVAGDAYMTNDKAISDPRGRPRSSAFVPMPTTRFEAETTLTGFGSGSSFSRSHSQHASHLLYI; this is encoded by the coding sequence ATGGCTATGGTTACATTGACATCAGGGTGCAACAACTTCTCGCATAGTGATAATCACCTTCGTGATGTCTCCTTTTCTTCTTACGTAAATGGCACTGATGAACCCTTTGTACTTAAACTTGCTGAGTCAAATGGAAGTCTCAGTACCATCACCACTTCCCCACAGGAGCGTCTTTACTTGGGACGAAAGAAGGCGGAAGATGGAGAGATCGGTGTCTTTGGTGCGGAGAAATACTTTAATGGAGGAATGGATGAAGGGAAGCCAAGCATTGCCAACAAGATTCGAGGAATGAATGAGACGCCAAGACTTGCCAACAAGAATGGAGGAACGAATGAGGAGAAGTCATTAACTGCCAGCAAGAGTGCAAGGAGGTGCCAACATCAGAACGAGGAAGGGGTTGGTTTTGAAGCTATCAAACCAAAAATTCAGCCAGGAACTCCAAGCATGATTTCAGAATCAAGTTTTATGCGTTCAGAATCAAGCTGGGATAGTCAAAGCGCGTTGCTGACAAGTGTTCTGAGAAACCCACCTCGGAATAAGACAAAGATGACACCAGGAAAAAGTTTGCTCGCCAGTCTATGTTGCAAATGCTCTTGTTCTGATAAGAACTCTGTAGAAACTGATGAATATGTTGGTGAAAACAGGTCCAACAAAGGTGCTAGCTGTGGAGGAGTTGATGGTGAAGCAATCACCAAAGAACCCATTAAAACTGGCCGGGAACTAATTGATCTAGTTCAAATTAACAAACAAAGGTCAGAATCTTGGGGCAAGGAGGCGATGCACCACAAGAAATTCAATGAGTTGGGAATTGGGCTGCACAGAGAAAACTGTTTTACGCTCCCAGTTGCAAAATCCGGAGCAGGAAATCTGGCAGTTAAATTACAGTTAGGAGAAGGGGAAGGGAGGAAGCCCCGGAAGTCCTTAGAGATATTTGGGTCCCCTATACTGCAAAAGGGACACAAGTCTTTAAGCCTTGAGAGAAGGTTGACCATGTTGAGTTGGGAAGCTACTCCAAGAGTAGAGGAACCTGGAATCAACAATGATACCGAGAGTGATGCAAGTTCAGACTTGTTTGAGATAGAGAGCCTCTCCAGCAGAGTGGCCCCATTTTTAGCACGCCAAGAATCAGATGGCATGTCTGGCTGCATCACTCCCACAACTTGTTATGCACCAAGCGAAGCAAGCATAGAGTGGAGTGTCGTTACGGCCAGTGTTGCAGATTACTCGGTGATGTCAGACAGTGATGAGCAAAGGCCACCGTCGATCACATCCAGTAAACCAGTTTTTACAAGTATTACACCTACCAAAACTGCAAGCAAAGAGGTAAAGAGGCGTCCTCCAAGCATTCTGTCCGGCTGCAAGAATGACAAGGCTGTGAGAGTTGCAGGAGATGCCTACATGACAAATGATAAGGCAATTTCTGATCCAAGAGGGCGTCCCAGGTCTTCAGCGTTCGTCCCAATGCCTACGACAAGGTTTGAAGCAGAGACTACACTGACCGGGTTTGGCTCCGGAAGCTCATTCTCCCGCTCACACTCGCAACATGCTTCGCATCTTTTATACATCTAG